The following are encoded together in the Lactuca sativa cultivar Salinas chromosome 1, Lsat_Salinas_v11, whole genome shotgun sequence genome:
- the LOC111909396 gene encoding 3-oxoacyl-[acyl-carrier-protein] synthase I, chloroplastic, translating into METQHIIRLKYPSLFLLPESSFSTTVKSPARLGRTFRHVLLASHASAPAPKREKDAKKRVVITGMGLVSVFGNDVDTYYDRLLDGESGISLIDKFDASIFPTRFGGQIRGFKSNGYIDAKSESRLDDSQRYCIVAGKKALEDAGLGGHELFKINKERAGVLVGSAGGGVTVFSNAAKSLTERGYKKITPFFIPYFQTNMAAALLAIHLGFKGPNYNISAACATSNACFCAAADNIRLGKADLMIAGGVDAPLIPLVFGGFFACRALSRRNHDHHTASRPWDKERDGFVLSEGAGVLVMESLDHAMKRGAPILAEYLGGSVNCDAYHITNPLPDGFSVSSCIQNSLVDAGVSVEEVNYINAHATSTVVGDLAEVNALKKVFKNTEGIKINATKSIIGHSMGASGGLEAIATIKAIQTGWLHPTINQFNPEPTVEFDTVANEKQQHEINVAISNSFGFGGQNSVIAFSAFKP; encoded by the exons ATGGAAACTCAACATATTATTCGGTTAAAATATCCCTCCTTGTTCCTGCTCCCCGAAAGCTCTTTTTCCACAACAGTCAAATCACCAGCACGTCTGGGCCGCACATTCCGCCATGTGTTACTAGCTTCCCACGCCTCTGCCCCAGCCCCTAAGCGGGAGAAAGATGCAAAAAAACGGGTCGTCATTACAGGTATGGGTCTCGTCTCTGTGTTTGGAAATGATGTTGACACATACTACGATCGTCTCTTAGATGGGGAGAGCGGAATCAGTTTAATAGATAAATTTGATGCATCAATATTCCCAACACGATTCGGTGGCCAGATTCGTGGATTTAAGTCAAATGGGTATATCGATGCCAAAAGTGAGTCTAGACTTGATGATTCTCAACGCTATTGCATTGTTGCTGGGAAAAAAGCTCTTGAAGATGCTGGTCTTGGAGGCCACGAACTCTTCAAG ATTAATAAGGAACGTGCTGGTGTGCTTGTTGGATCAGCAGGGGGCGGCGTCACAGTATTTTCTAATGCTGCGAAGTCTCTCACAGAGAGGGGTTACAAGAAAATTACACCATTTTTCATTCCTTATTTTCAAACAAACATGGCAGCAGCTCTTCTTGCAATTCATCTTGGCTTTAAGGGACCAAACTACAACATCTCAGCTGCTTGTGCCACATCCAACGCTTGCTTCTGTGCTGCAGCTGATAATATCCGTCTCGGGAAGGCTGATTTGATGATTGCAGGTGGGGTCGATGCTCCACTTATTCCTTTGGTATTCGGAGGTTTTTTTGCTTGTAGAGCATTGTCGCGAAGAAACCATGATCACCACACAGCTTCTAGACCATGGGATAAAGAAAGAGATGGGTTTGTTTTAAGCGAAGGTGCTGGTGTTTTG GTGATGGAAAGTTTAGACCATGCAATGAAAAGGGGTGCGCCAATACTTGCTGAATACTTGGGAGGTTCAGTAAATTGTGATGCGTATCATATAACTAATCCGCTACCTGATGGATTCTCTGTTTCATCTTGCATTCAAAACAGCCTTGTAGATGCTGGTGTATCGGTAGAGGAG GTGAACTACATCAATGCACATGCAACTTCAACCGTGGTAGGGGATCTGGCTGAGGTCAATGCTCTCAAGAAGGTGTTTAAGAACACCGAAGGGATCAAAATCAATGCAACGAAG TCTATAATTGGACACAGTATGGGAGCATCTGGAGGTTTGGAAGCCATTGCTACAATCAAAGCGATTCAAACAGGATGGTTGCATCCCACCATTAATCAATTT AACCCAGAACCTACAGTTGAATTCGACACTGTTGCAAATGAAAAGCAACAACATGAAATCAACGTTG CCATCTCAAATTCATTTGGTTTTGGTGGACAAAACTCGGTAATAGCATTTTCTGCGTTCAAGCCTTGA